In Cydia fagiglandana chromosome 23, ilCydFagi1.1, whole genome shotgun sequence, the genomic window gcaaggttcccgcggacggttaagagcatatttttttcggatactatgctatcgtcggacggtcaagtggttaAGCTACTTACGATTCAGGGTggtttattttagattttttaatcttattataataataattgatgAATAAAGAGAGTAATTGATGTATTATGctatatttatttgttgttttagtATGTAAGTTACTTTATTggtatttattgtaaactatttGTATAATAATGTGACTTGAGATGTATTTTGGTATAAATAAACCGAATTAGCTTTGTTTGTATTTACCATGAAGATGGGAAAATGTCAACGCATGGCAGCACTGAACTATTGGGTAGAGGCGTTTAAATAGATTTTGTAACTAAAGTTGAGCAAACAGTTGAactttatattacattttttatacaTCTAATAATAATGTATATGATTCATcacaattgaaatttaaaatttctAAGTAAAGTCTGTTTCGTGTGCGTTACAACTTTTTTTCACAGATTTATTTTCTTCTAATAAGAAGTTGCAGTGGAAAAAACGCTCCTCAAACGTCAAATCCTAAAAAATGACGGAGATTGTGTGATAAATTTTCTAACCCCCACGTTTGTTTACTAGCTGTTTTTCAATGCCTTGAAAcatttaattacaaaatgttTCAAGCAGTTTTGAAGCGCTGTTTACTTCCGTCGAATTTGAAAGTCTTAAGGGTAGCCCGCTCAGCTACTATAAGAAAATTTCACGTAACTTCAGGTTGACTAATTATTACTCAGATTTTTCGtgtaattaagtaaataaatactgaGTATAATTTTTCTATTTCAGCTTTAAAACACGGCGAATATGAGTGGCAGGATCCAAAGTCAGAGGAAGAGGTGTAAGTATTGATATTATTGTAAAATTTATGACTTTCATCTTACTTTATTAACCCCTTGCTATACTTGGGCAAGGTCTCCAATTTTTAGTTCTTGCCATCCCAATATAAGTAATTTAGCACTTCACGTATTAAAGTGTTGAAAATAGATGGTAAATCATGTTCTGTGTAGCTTAAATATTCAGTACTTAAtatgcaatatttatttttccagTGTAAATATTGTATACGTAACTAAGGACGGTAAAAAACACCCAATAAGAGGCAAGGTCGGCGACAACGTGTTGTATCTGGCTCATAGATATGGAATCGAAATGGAAGGTGATAAATAATGCTAATATAAATCATAAGAATCTTTTGAATGTGGTTAACACACTTGGCTGTTGTATTAGCACTAACATGACCACGTCATCACTGTTGTCTGTAATATTAAAGAAAAGGATGCAGTACAAGGATTTCAGCAAATATAGACATGTCTAGACAGCAATAAAGAAAAACCAGTGAATCTCAAACTTTGGCAGACTCATTGTTCTCCATATAATTGCTGACTTATGCAAGAAGCTAGGGTGGAAAGGGAAACACAAACTGAGAAAAGCTGGTTAAAATTTAACCACTGCAGCTGGTTTAAACTTTGAAGTAACTGACAATTTGTAAATACCTGTTGCAAAGACAAAGCATGATCAGGGGTgagaaactcctgacttcggccaaactcggctccgctcggctcagaattgctccgagcaattattagggttggcaccacgtgacttccttttgcgtgcacgaccacagaaaagataatcacttgaattttgacaaccctaaatagccgaaaggtatAGTGCCATGTAAtaaaaagggatagcatgattcgaccctgaaccgctgtcaaacttcggttttgtaggaagtttcctttctgtacagtagtactattatttattctgtggcatgaTGTTAAACAGCAGACAAATAGTACCTACTCAATCATGTAATCTTACATCCTTCTCATTTAACTTTTCTAGGAGCATGTGAAGCATCACTAGCATGTACAACCTGTCATGTATATGTCAATGAGAATTATCTCGACCGGCTACCACCTTCTGAAGAGAAGGAAGATGATCTATTGGACATGGCGCCATTTTTGAAAGAGAATTCTAGATTAGGTGAGTATGCCGGAAGACTGACATTTATTAACTACTTACTAACTGTGGACTAAATAGTgtatagttttaagtttataaaatacatatgtatgttagtctgtattTGTCATATGGGCCTTGTGCcaaaattaaatttctaaataaataaattagatttttttataactaGAAACTAATTTGCTTTCTGTGTAAGTATAATTGCTATAGCAAATCATAATTCAAAATTATAAGATTTTGTTACGATTTCATAGAATATTAAAAGaagtttatttacttttttatgagattcaggtgctttacattaaaaaaaatttaaacattaTTAGGTAAAAAGTGAAAATCCTATTAACTAATGGACCTAACAGCACCGCTTCTCTAAATTAATGTCTATTGGTTTTAGAttctacatttatttattataatagtaaATTATCATCTAACATTTCCAGGTTGTCAAATCACACTAACCAAAGACCTGGAAGGCATGGAACTACAACTACCGAAAGCAACAAGAAACTTCT contains:
- the LOC134675909 gene encoding adrenodoxin-like protein 1, mitochondrial, with the protein product MFQAVLKRCLLPSNLKVLRVARSATIRKFHVTSALKHGEYEWQDPKSEEEVVNIVYVTKDGKKHPIRGKVGDNVLYLAHRYGIEMEGACEASLACTTCHVYVNENYLDRLPPSEEKEDDLLDMAPFLKENSRLGCQITLTKDLEGMELQLPKATRNFYVDGHKPTPH